A window of Salvelinus alpinus chromosome 31, SLU_Salpinus.1, whole genome shotgun sequence contains these coding sequences:
- the frem1a gene encoding FRAS1-related extracellular matrix protein 1a isoform X2 produces the protein MGLQRGALRRALPWLLLLVVAGGSHGSLVKTNLGLRVKRGQSAYLQEGDLQFHIPRVKDACKVEVVLNEPITQRVGTLTPQVFDCHYLADDVKYVQNGCPILKEDTVKLRLYRFTETETFTEVFFLHVEIMEPDCNIIKLGPKSLVVPEFYGLSDTLDGNVVSFHYERMTSLECSIRVNTHETHLPGHGQLVIGEPDQLEARGDEPESFIPLRQQLDNKARAMCKTEDCLKGLKLAKVTKVPCDEFLVMGLRYQHIDPPSPDVDYIALRLDLTDTRSGSIYQSERAWIPVHILGAVPNQPPKPAFMSMFILEVDQFILTPLSTATLDAEDGETPKQLLVFNITKPPLEGFITHLSDHTRPIFSFTWVDLNDMLIGYQPPNSSHTQRRNYEVEFEVHDFFFEKSTPIMVHMSVRTADTNAPRVSWNMGLSLLEGQSRPITWDQLQIVDNDNFKAVRIITVDGLQHGRLTLRGGKGFMFTVADILAGAVRYHHDDSDTTKDFIIFRITDGRHQTRHKFPINILPKDDSPPFLITNTVLELSEGHTALLRGSILQASDMDSSDDYILFNITRPPQAGELMKIPGPGLTGYPVSRFLQKDLFHSVVYYRHLGNEVFDDSFEVVLSDFHDPPNLSEPQVIVVHINPVPDQPPKEVPGVTRCLVVKETEVVHLTKKQLHFIDLESPDSELTYTVTTPPFYSRSYGGHDAGRLFLVDSIAKFTKDPEAPVLRLFTQHAVNYMKVAYMPPILDIGPYPQHIQLVLSVTNQQGTTVAGICFNITVVPVDNLAPEVHMKPLTVDEGGECWVGPDHLLLTDHDSTEESLRVELKREPWHGAVQLDGFSMKPGQNFTVRDLKSLKVRYQHDSSETVGDAIELIATDGINAINFVLEVKVTLINDEVPVLMPGLKPVLDCAEGQEVIITAEYIYATDADSDDNSLTYMIARQPYHGVVRKNAIVVDRFIQADIVAGSITYEHTGAEIGLAPRHDTITFVISDGQTENVTSCCKDRGDTLKRGRAQVQESLPLYDLKVTVFPVDSQMPSIATGDVFVVDEGGVAPITVAHLSASDVDTPLEELVISLVSPPQYGYIENILPSPGFEKSNTGISIASFSYSDIMNGHVNYVQSRHQRIEPTADQFMLCVSDGKHTSAHVHFYIIITPINDEVPEFLARNITVREGHMKELDPAIINAVDLDVPKNNLLFSVVQAPQHGTIMGRTYGNNVPANGRPVNRHRDAEVLVQDFTMQELRNGMSLMYMHDDSENMVDSFTIHLTDGKHQLQRHVMVNVLPVNDEEPRVIRNNGMEVEAGEARLISSANLFAQDSDTTSQEIVYMLESVPTQGLLQVKVGSDWVTQSAGMNCTQETLDMNLLRYLHTGPLGHTQDFFVFHLLDGKNRSPAQHFHISLKDMEKGNIGIFVKPVKTSRGERVVLTTDVLLATDGTDKPEELFYIVTVPPGNGHMEYIKHPGVAISTFSQMDIAANLVGYVHDNRATASLETLQFVVSNGKATRNGTLEIYVETTDRVLPSLTCNSGLRVPQDSSMAVTPDALALSDPDTPPSDLLFFLAQPPQYGTLLRGGVPLAAGGNFTQWDLQELEVTYRHGGGPSQIDRFAFTASDTTNRSFLLEGRVQTEPVIFTIQIEPLDSSAPEVVQLQSLWKAEVLSDGRYGIYLSSRELRAQDGNTKDEDLTFHIHRPPYFGYLENTIKGSFIQKRFTQRDLSKRTIVYIIDPATEALSDSLEFRVSDPLGNTGPSHTLELKWSRVELVVSEYQACEDQGTVSLDVLRKGNMAESSYITIKVREVTATAGKDFTLSPSSLIQFDPGVSKRSWRIEITQDHLEEAEETFEVTLVSPEGTVVGSTSKALVKIKDSGKGQCGSSRVTMGSSLGGKQVQSGPYRQHGSIHLETLPLAKGDQQMTWTRGDGVPQSVPAAVPATPNMKLRAMANRKTIPPSSVHRNGTDTVFTYHGIMSVRLEDDKSPSRKGRKANIQVTSRERQQHAAAAPPVAPNNPKPVPKTKSDSLLPRTMPEQPNKEASPSSGPKPCVPELMGLLHFNQSSGGLLHCNGVSWKPWAPTDE, from the exons GTATTTGACTGCCACTACCTGGCTGATGACGTAAAGTATGTTCAGAATGGCTGCCCGATACTAAAAGAAGATACTGTCAAGCTACGACTCTACAG gttcacagagacagagacctttACGGAGGTCTTCTTCCTGCATGTGGAGATCATGGAACCCGACTGCAACATCATCAAACTAGGGCCCAAGTCCCTGGTGGTGCCAGAGTTCTACGGCCTGTCCGACACGCTGGATGGCAACGTGGTGTCCTTCCACTATGAGAGGATGACCAGTCTTGAGTGTAGCATCCGTGTGAACACCCATGAGACACACCTCCCGGGTCATGGTCAGTTGGTCATTGGGGAGCCAGACCAGCTGGAGGCCAGAGGGGATGAGCCGGAGAGCTTCATTCCTCTCCGGCAGCAGCTAG ATAACAAGGCCAGGGCCATGTGTAAGACTGAGGACTGCCTGAAGGGCCTGAAGCTGGCAAAGGTTACCAAAGTGCCCTGTGATGAGTTCCTGGTGATGGGCCTGAGGTACCAGCACATAGACCCACCGTCTCCAGACGTAGACTACATCGCCCTCCGACTGGACCTCACCGACACCAGGAGCGGGAGCATATACCAG TCGGAGCGGGCCTGGATACCTGTCCACATCCTTGGCGCTGTTCCCAACCAGCCGCCCAAGCCAGCCTTCATGTCCATGTTTATCCTGGAAGTGGACCAATTCATTCTCACGCCCCTCTCCACCGCCACCCTGGACGCAGAGGACGGAGAGACCCCCAAACAGCTGCTGGTGTTCAACATCACCAAGCCCCCCCTAGAGGGCTTCATCACCCACCTGTCAGACCACACGCGACCCATCTTCTCCTTCACCTGGGTGGACCTCAACGACATGCTTATCGGCTACCAGCCACCCAACTCCTCCCACACCCAGCGTAGGAACTATGAG GTGGAGTTTGAGGTACATGACTTCTTCTTTGAGAAGAGCACCCCGATCATGGTCCACATGTCAGTTAGAACAGCAGACACCAATGCACCCAGGGTGTCATGGAACATGG GTCTTAGTCTTCTTGAAGGTCAGTCTCGTCCAATCACGTGGGATCAGCTCCAGATTGTGGACAACGACAACTTCAAGGCTGTACGCATCATCACTGTCGACGGCCTCCAGCATGGCAGGCTAACACTGAGAG GTGGCAAGGGTTTCATGTTCACCGTCGCCGACATCCTCGCGGGCGCCGTGCGCTACCATCACGACGACAGCGACACCACCAAGGACTTCATCATCTTCCGCATCACCGATGGGCGCCACCAGACCCGGCATAAGTTCCCCATCAACATCCTGCCCAAGGATGACAGCCCACCATTCCTCATCACCAACACAGTGCTGGAGCTGTCTGAGGGCCACACGGCCCTGCTGAGAGGATCCATACTGCAGGCCTCAGACATGGACTCAAGCGACGACTACATCCTGTTCAACATCACCCGGCCACCGCAAGCTGGAGAGCTCATGAAGATCCCTGGTCCTGGACTCACCG GTTATCCTGTCAGCCGTTTCCTGCAGAAGGACCTGTTCCACTCTGTGGTCTACTACCGCCATCTAGGGAATGAGGTGTTTGATGACTCCTTCGAAGTGGTGCTCTCGGACTTCCATGACCCACCAAACCTTTCAGAACCTCAG GTCATAGTGGTGCACATCAACCCTGTGCCTGACCAGCCACCTAAAGAGGTTCCTGGGGTGACTCGGTGCCTGGTGGTCAAAGAGACAGAGGTGGTCCACCTGACCAAGAAGCAGCTTCACTTCATCGATCTGGAGTCCCCTGACAGCGAGCTCACATACACTGTTACCACTCCGCCCTTCTACAGCAGGTCTTATGG GGGCCATGATGCAGGGAGGCTGTTCCTGGTTGACAGCATTGCCAAGTTCACCAAGGATCCTGAAGCCCCAGTGTTAAGGTTATTCACACAG CATGCAGTCAACTACATGAAAGTGGCCTACATGCCTCCCATCCTGGACATTGGGCCTTACCCGCAGCACATCCAGTTGGTGCTCTCCGTCACCAACCAGCAGGGAACCACAGTCGCTGGCATCTGCTTCAACATTACTGTGGTGCCAGTGGACAACCTGGCCCCAGAG GTGCACATGAAACCTCTGACAGTGGACGAGGGTGGGGAGTGCTGGGTGGGTCCGGACCACCTGCTGCTGACAGACCATGACTCTACAGAGGAGAGCCTGAGAGTGGAGCTGAAGAGAGAGCCTTGGCACGGAGCTGTTCAGCTGGATGGCTTCTCCATGAAACCGGGCCAGAACTTCACTGTTCGCGACCTGAAAAGCCTAAAAGTTAG ATATCAACACGACAGCTCGGAAACAGTGGGAGATGCCATTGAATTAATCGCTACCGATGGGATTAACGCAATCAACTTTGTTCTGGAAGTTAAG GTGACACTGATCAATGATGAGGTTCCAGTTCTCATGCCAGGTCTGAAACCTGTTCTGGACTGTGCAGAGGGACAGGAAGTCATCATCACCGCTGAGTACATCTATGCCACAGACGCAGACAGTGACGACAACAGTCTGACCTACATGATTGCCCGCCAGCCATACCATGGCGTGGTGCGCAAAAACGCCATTGTGGTCGATCGCTTCATTCAGGCAGACATTGTCGCAGGGAGTATCACCTACGAACACACAG GAGCGGAGATTGGACTAGCCCCTCGACACGACACAATCACGTTTGTGATATCCGACGGCCAGACGGAGAATGTTACGTCATGCTGTAAGGACCGAGGGGACACATTGAAAAGAGGCAGGGCACAAGTCCAGGAGAGCCTGCCTCTGTATGACCTGAAGGTCACCGTGTTCCCTGTGGACAGTCAGATGCCTTCTATTGCAACAG GAGATGTGTTTGTGGTGGATGAGGGAGGTGTGGCCCCTATAACTGTAGCCCACCTCAGTGCCTCGGATGTGGACACTCCCCTGGAGGAGCTGGTGATCagcctggtctctcctccccagtaTGGCTACATCGAGAATATCCTGCCCAGTCCTGGATTTGAGAAAAGCAACACAGGCATCAGCATCG cctccttctcttacagtgacatcatgaacggACATGTGAACTATGTCCAGTCCAGACACCAGAGGATCGAGCCAACCGCTGACCAGTTCATGCTCTGTGTCTCTGACGGGAAACACACCTCTGCCCACGTCCACTTCTACATCATCATCACCCCCATCAATGACGAGGTCCCGGAGTTTCTCGCCAGAAATATCACG GTGCGAGAGGGCCATATGAAGGAGCTGGACCCTGCTATTATAAACGCAGTGGATCTGGACGTCCCTAAGAACAACCTGCTGTTCAGCGTGGTCCAGGCCCCCCAGCATGGCACCATCATGGGCCGAACGTATGGCAACAACGTGCCCGCCAATGGAAGACCCGTCAACAGGCACAGGGACGCAGAGGTGCTGGTCCAGGACTTCACCATGCAGGAGTTGAGGAATG GTATGTCTCTGATGTACATGCACGATGACTCTGAGAACATGGTGGACAGCTTCACCATCCATCTGACCGATGGGAAACACCAGCTCCAGAGGCACGTGATGGTCAACGTACTCCCCGTCAATGATGAGGAGCCTCGAGTCATAAG GAACAATGGAATGGAGGTGGAGGCAGGCGAGGCTAGGCTGATCTCCAGTGCTAATCTCTTTGCTCAGGACAGCGACACTACCTCTCAGGAGATAGTCTACATGTTGGAGAGTGTTCCCACTCAGGGACTGCTACAGGTTAAG GTAGGCTCTGACTGGGTGACCCAGTCTGCGGGGATGAACTGCACCCAGGAGACATTGGACATGAACCTGCTGCGCTACCTCCATACGGGGCCACTGGGACACACACAGGATTTCTTTGTGTTCCACCTGCTGGACGGGAAGAACCGCTCCCCCGCGCAGCACTTCCACATCTCCCTCAAGGACATGGAGAAAG GAAACATTGGCATTTTTGTGAAGCCGGTGAAGACCAGCCGCGGTGAGCGCGTGGTTCTGACCACAGACGTCTTGCTGGCGACGGACGGTACAGACAAACCCGAGGAGCTGTTCTACATTGTTACAGTCCCCCCCGGCAACGGCCACATGGAGTACATCAAACACCCCGGGGTGGCCATCAGCACCTTCAGCCAGATGGACATCGCTGCCAACCTGGTGGGCTACGTCCACGACAACAGAGCCACCGCGTCGCTGGAGACACTACA GTTCGTCGTCAGCAACGGCAAGGCCACCCGTAACGGCACCCTGGAGATTTACGTTGAGACCACAGACCGCGTGCTGCCATCACTGACCTGTAACAGCGGCTTGAGAGTCCCTCAGGACTCCTCCATGGCGGTGACCCCTGACGCCCTTGCCTTGTCCGACCCCGACACCCCACCCAGTGACCTGCTCTTCTTCCTGGCCCAGCCTCCGCAGTACGGCACCCTGCTCCGGGGCGGTGTCCCGCTCGCTGCCGGGGGTAACTTCACCCAGTGGGACCTGCAGGAGCTGGAGGTGACCTACAGGCACGGGGGCGGCCCGTCGCAGATCGACCGCTTTGCCTTCACGGCCTCTGACACTACCAACAGGAGTTTCCTGCTGGAGGGGAGGGTACAGACGGAACCTGTTATCTTTACCATTCAG ATTGAGCCTTTGGACAGCTCGGCTCCTGAGGTTGTGCAGCTGCAGTCTCTGTGGAAGGCTGAAGTCCTGTCTGACGGTCGCTATGGCATCTACCTCTCGTCCCGGGAGCTGAGAGCGCAGGACGGCAACACCAAGGACGAAGACCTCACCTTCCACATCCACAGACCACCATACTTTGGCTACCTGGAGAATACGATTAAAG GCAGCTTTATCCAGAAGCGTTTCACTCAGAGGGACCTGAGCAAAAGGACTATCGTGTATATCATAGACCCAGCGACAGAAGCCCTGTCGGACAGCCTGGAGTTCAGAGTGTCAGACCCTCTGGGGAACACTGGGCCCTCCCACAC ACTGGAACTGAAGTGGTCTCGTGTGGAGCTGGTTGTGTCTGAGTACCAGGCATGTGAGGACCAGGGCACTGTCTCACTGGACGTCCTACGGAAAGGCAACATGGCCGAGTCCTCGTACATCACCATCAAG GTGAGAGAGGTCACAGCGACTGCTGGAAAGGATTTCACTCTGAGCCCGTCCAGCCTAATCCAGTTTGATCCTG GCGTATCCAAAAGGAGCTGGCGTATTGAAATTACCCAAGATCAcctggaggaggcagaggagacatTTGAAGTGACACTGGTGTCCCCTGAGGGAACCGTAGTAGGCAGCACCTCCAAAGCTCTGGTTAAAATCAAGGACTCTGGGAAAG GACAGTGTGGATCCAGTCGGGTCACTATGGGCTCCAGTCTGGGGGGGAAGCAGGTTCAGTCAGGGCCCTACCGCCAACATGGCTCCATTCATTTGGAGACACTACCCCTTGCCAAGGGAGACCAGCAGATGACCTGGACCCGAGGCGATGGTGTGCCCCAGTCTGTGCCCGCTGCTGTGCCCGCCACGCCCAATATGAAACTCAGAGCCATGGCCAATAGAAAGACA ATTCCACCATCGTCAGTCCATCGTAATGGAACAGACACTGTGTTCACG TACCACGGGATCATGTCCGTGCGCCTGGAGGATGACAAGTCTCCGTCTAGGAAGGGAAGGAAGGCTAATATTCAGGTGACCAGCAGAGAGCGGCAGCAACATGCAGCAGCAGCACCACCAGTGGCTCCCAACAACCCTAAACCTGTCCCTAAGACGAAGAGTGACAGCTTGCTCCCACGTACAATGCCTGAGCAGCCCAATAAG GAGGCTTCACCTAGCTCTGGCCCTAAACCCTGTGTCCCAGAGCTGATGGGGCTCCTACACTTTAACCAGAGCTCAGGCGGGCTCCTCCACTGCAACGGGGTCTCCTGGAAGCCCTGGGCTCCCACTGATGAG TAA